A section of the Drosophila subobscura isolate 14011-0131.10 chromosome A, UCBerk_Dsub_1.0, whole genome shotgun sequence genome encodes:
- the LOC117892028 gene encoding uncharacterized protein LOC117892028 has translation MPPKRKLAKLQRLYEERWSYPPKLKPPRTKIIACGEVASYGGYKAPVYKACWENPISVTTDARFGPCWEYPPERYKRRPLPPPCRGATIPLDQLEPSFDHCETLYTSFDFRLEQCVHEQILVLETQFRKLEEQLAGAKVLQIEMVEKMRYHAMRYRLLRGESCCTKIYPDYLSRMTAERALCEFQKAYNVINQSNDELSNNYLCNVCIAAKLTRSDSKFSTESSDTSRLVKMSQKVE, from the exons ATGCCGCCCAAACGAAAGCTTGCTAAGCTGCAGCGTTTGTATGAAGAGCGCTGGAGCTATCCACCGAAGCTAAAGCCACCCAGGACCAAGATTATAGCCTGCGGCGAGGTTGCTTCGTATGGCGGGTATAAGGCGCCAGTGTACAAGGCCTGCTGGGAAAATCCGATCTCAGTTACCACTGATGCACGCTTTGGACCGTGCTGGGAGTATCCGCCGGAGCGATACAAGCGTCGTCCATTGCCGCCGCCTTGCCGCGGGGCTACCATACCACTCGATCAGCTGGAGCCCTCTTTCGACCACTGCGAGACGCTTTACACTAGCTTTGATTTCCGACTGGAGCAGTGCGTTCATGAACAGATTCTTGTGCTAGAGACGCAGTTCAGGAAGCTGGAGGAACAGCTGGCGGGAGCCAAAGTCTTGCAGATTGAAATGGTGGAGAAAATGCGCTATCACGCCATGCGCTACCGACTGCTGCGCGGCGAGAGTTGCTGCACCAAAATCTATCCCGATTACCTGAGTCGAATGACCGCTGAGCGAGCGCTGTGCGAATTCCAGAAGGCCTACAATGTGATTAACCAATCGAA TGACGAGCTATCGAACAACTATCTCTGTAATGTGTGTATCGCTGCCAAGCTGACTCGCAGTGACAGCAAATTTAGCACGGAGTCCAGTGACACCTCCAGACTGGTGAAAATGTCACAAAAAGTTGAATAA
- the LOC117903248 gene encoding protein MMS22-like: MILKIRHLESFDREMLLCLALEKLPPVRRTLVAKGHMALLLLHARHRLAMDDYVAKLLGQLAAIRNDVEVAAIFVGSLQSVFDLADDFARGEQLLLGPWLTHYVEKCGQASQDRVWQALHALIQRLGEPRASSGNAGGMKEALQQHILPLLRTQYVAGHSTWLPRLAAEFVGLEKEREKLMVSFLQGPEPANMAASAQLIVHLLEERSSQAPAPAPSPSSAIILQVWIKSLVLLTAQHESVASLTGHVVQLEEFQQLAIDPASLAGREPLCAFFGALGRRAQQGDARIRMQLSHRLHAYVNHFELWLPPDRLRSELGSRFYSFLAIVIYNCPSLAYVRAKPSCFFHLSMVRFLLTTQLQAGVTPEGRLPQLVHKIFPVLLQGIGRLPYRTDAYLGKTLEQLILHWTPHFSFSPNAKLVARPYTTLLHADAGGDDGELAQFVLQQLVGHFLVVVRRKAGNHSGLVITLLQQMVESIAAEQEQQLLSLLRAVHTPLLEHVMFVDELEHSRGQVLSLHRLIVSHDCFRRSQPARELCLSHLRALADKHLAHCTYFYFQMLIKLAEQSPELLTPLLPFVREQARLVELKRGAGEDVGIRKCLQRLEQVLPG; encoded by the exons ATGAT CCTTAAGATCCGGCACTTGGAATCATTCGATCGGGAGATGCTGCTGTGCCTTGCCCTGGAGAAACTGCCGCCGGTTCGTCGCACCCTGGTGGCCAAGGGACAcatggccctgctgctgctgcatgcgcGGCATCGCCTCGCCATGGATGATTATGTGGCGAAGCTGCTCGGCCAACTGGCAGCCATACGGAACGATGTGGAAGTGGCTGCCATATTCGTGGGCAGCCTGCAGTCCGTGTTCGACCTTGCCGATGACTTTGCGCGTggcgagcagctgctgctgggccccTGGCTGACGCACTACGTCGAGAAGTGCGGCCAGGCATCGCAGGATCGCGTCTGGCAGGCACTGCACGCGCTCATCCAGCGGCTGGGCGAACCGAGAGCCAGCTCTGGCAATGCCGGCGGCATGAAGGAGGCGCTCCAGCAGCACATTCTGCCCCTGCTGCGGACACAGTACGTCGCTGGACACAGCACCTGGCTGCCGCGGCTGGCGGCTGAATTCGTCGGCCTCGAGAAGGAGCGGGAGAAGCTTATGGTGAGTTTTTTGCAGGGTCCCGAGCCCGCGAACATGGCTGCCTCGGCCCAACTGATTGTCCATCTGCTGGAGGAGAGAAGCAGCcaggcaccggcaccggcaccgtcGCCGTCGAGTGCCATTATCCTGCAGGTGTGGATCAAATCTCTGGTGCTGCTCACCGCCCAGCACGAGTCGGTGGCGTCGCTTACCGGGCATGtggtgcagctggaggagttccagcagctggccataGATCCCGCCTCGTTGGCGGGTCGCGAGCCGCTCTGCGCTTTCTTCGGCGCCCTCGGGCGACGTGCCCAGCAGGGGGACGCCCGCATTCGCATGCAGCTGAGCCACCGGCTGCACGCGTACGTGAATCACTTtgagctgtggctgccgccggACCGGCTGCGCTCTGAGCTCGGCTCTCGCTTCTACAGCTTCCTGGCCATCGTCATCTACAACTGCCCGAGCCTCGCGTATGTGCGCGCGAAGCCCAGCTGCTTCTTCCACCTGTCCATGGTGCGGTTCCTGCTGACGACACAGCTGCAGGCGGGCGTGACGCCCGAGGGTCGACTGCCCCAGCTGGTGCACAAGATCTTTcccgtgctgctgcagggcatcGGTCGGCTGCCCTATCGCACGGACGCCTATCTGGGCAAGACGCTGGAGCAGCTCATACTCCACTGGACGCCGCACTTTAGCTTCTCCCCCAATGCCAAGCTGGTGGCTCGTCCCTACACGACGCTGCTCCACGCCGATGCCGGCGGCGATGACGGGGAACTCGCACAgtttgtgctgcagcagctggtgggccACTTTCTGGTCGTTGTGCGCCGCAAGGCGGGCAACCATTCGGGTCTCGTGATcactctgctgcagcagatggtCGAGAGCATCGCTGccgaacaggagcagcagctgctcagcCTGCTGCGTGCCGTGCACacgccgctgctggagcacgTCATGTTTGTGGATGAGCTGGAGCACAGTCGGGGCCAGGTGCTGTCGCTGCATCGCCTCATTGTCTCGCACGATTGCTTCCGACGCTCACAGCCAGCGAGGGAGCTGTGCCTCAGCCATCTGCGCGCTCTGGCCGACAAGCACTTGGCCCACTGCACATATTTCTACTTCCAAATGCTCATCAAGCTGGCGGAACAATCGCCGGAGCTGCtcacgccgctgctgccctttGTGCGGGAGCAGGCCAGGCTGGTGGAGCTGAAGCGCGGCGCTGGCGAGGATGTGGGCATACGCAAGTGCCTGCAGCGACTCGAGCAGGTGTTGCCAGGGTAG
- the LOC117891943 gene encoding calphotin isoform X1 — MADVSHELGALRFVVDSPLSSKVAMFNNQATQHKQSQLLNPFSQDGRASSPKPTFSKDQYGKPLAGSMTEARGQKANMHVMKEMLELCQIINSEGYDVKDEQGMRVIPFGELFNIYNYISDKVVGILLRARKHKLVEFEGEMLYQRRDDNVPIFLLKPIREIRSEMEAKIEEIKRAASPAPPQSTSVLLDRSAHEQKLKARTPSPAVKSKAKAKSPSPAVSPAAAGESKPPHAAASEAAPAASAPAAAPAQVSASVPESTPAVTVTEAALPEAAKPEESPVQAAPVTEEPVSQPQAEAKPVPVTAELIPVSPEAEKTEAALPTIVIEASAEFVRTVSTDQLAATAAPSDPSPADTTSAAAKDELESTATPTPAPVIAAGDSA, encoded by the exons atggcagaTGTATCGCATGAATTGGGCGCCCTGCGCTTCGTAGTG GACTCGCCGCTCTCCTCCAAAGTGGCCATGTTCAACAATCAGGCGACGCAGCACAAGCAGTCGCAGTTATTGAATCCCTTCTCGCAGGATGGACGCGCCTCGTCGCCGAAGCCAACCTTCTCCAAGGACCAGTACGGCAAACCTCTGGCCGGCAGTATGACAGAGGCACGCGGCCAGAAGGCCAATATGCACGTGATGAAGGAAATGCTGGAGCTATGCCAGATCATCAACTCGGAGGGCTACGACGTCAAGGATGAGCAAGGCATGCGTGTGATTCCCTTCGGCGAGTTGTTCAAT ATCTACAACTACATTTCGGACAAGGTGGTGGGCATTTTGCTGCGTGCCCGCAAGCACAAGTTGGTGGAGTTCGAGGGCGAGATGTTGTACCAGCGCCGCGACGACAATGTGCCCATATTCCTGCTGAAGCCCATCAGGGAGATTCGCAGCGAGATGGAGGCCAAGATCGAGGAGATCAAGCGCGCGGCGAGTCCGGCCCCGCCTCAGTCCACATCGGTGCTGCTCGATCGCAGCGCCCACGAGCAGAAACTGAAGGCGCGAACCCCGTCGCCGGCAGTCAAGtcgaaagcaaaagcgaaatcCCCATCGCCGGCGGTTAGCCCAGCGGCCGCTGGAGAGAGCAAGCCACCACATGCTGCTGCGTCGGAAGCTGCTCCAGCGGCCTCAGCGCCAgccgcagctccagctcaaGTGTCAGCATCAGTCCCGGAGTCTACGCCGGCTGTGACAGTCACGGAAGCTGCATTGCCGGAGGCTGCCAAGCCAGAGGAGAGCCCCGTCCAGGCAGCGCCCGTCACAGAGGAACCCGTGAGTCAGCCGCAAGCAGAGGCTAAGCCCGTTCCAGTTACTGCAGAGCTCATCCCAGTTTCCCCCGAGGCTGAAAAAACAGAAGCCGCCTTGCCCACGATTGTGATTGAGGCCTCCGCCGAGTTTGTGCGCACTGTCAGCACGGATCagctggcagcaacagcagcaccatcagACCCCAGTCCCGCCGACACAACATCTGCGGCAGCCAAAGACGAACTCGAGTCCACAGCGACACCGACACCGGCACCCGTGATCGCTGCCGGAGATAGCGCCTAG
- the LOC117891943 gene encoding calphotin isoform X2: MADVSHELGALRFVVDSPLSSKVAMFNNQATQHKQSQLLNPFSQDGRASSPKPTFSKDQYGKPLAGSMTEARGQKANMHVMKEMLELCQIINSEGYDVKDEQGMRVIPFGELFNIYNYISDKVVGILLRARKHKLVEFEGEMLYQRRDDNVPIFLLKPIREIRSEMEAKIEEIKRAASPAPPQSTSVLLDRSAHEQKLKARTPSPAVKSKAKAKSPSPAVSPAAAGESKPPHAAASEAAPAASAPAAAPAQVSASVPESTPAVTVTEAAAPVTEEPVSQPQAEAKPVPVTAELIPVSPEAEKTEAALPTIVIEASAEFVRTVSTDQLAATAAPSDPSPADTTSAAAKDELESTATPTPAPVIAAGDSA; the protein is encoded by the exons atggcagaTGTATCGCATGAATTGGGCGCCCTGCGCTTCGTAGTG GACTCGCCGCTCTCCTCCAAAGTGGCCATGTTCAACAATCAGGCGACGCAGCACAAGCAGTCGCAGTTATTGAATCCCTTCTCGCAGGATGGACGCGCCTCGTCGCCGAAGCCAACCTTCTCCAAGGACCAGTACGGCAAACCTCTGGCCGGCAGTATGACAGAGGCACGCGGCCAGAAGGCCAATATGCACGTGATGAAGGAAATGCTGGAGCTATGCCAGATCATCAACTCGGAGGGCTACGACGTCAAGGATGAGCAAGGCATGCGTGTGATTCCCTTCGGCGAGTTGTTCAAT ATCTACAACTACATTTCGGACAAGGTGGTGGGCATTTTGCTGCGTGCCCGCAAGCACAAGTTGGTGGAGTTCGAGGGCGAGATGTTGTACCAGCGCCGCGACGACAATGTGCCCATATTCCTGCTGAAGCCCATCAGGGAGATTCGCAGCGAGATGGAGGCCAAGATCGAGGAGATCAAGCGCGCGGCGAGTCCGGCCCCGCCTCAGTCCACATCGGTGCTGCTCGATCGCAGCGCCCACGAGCAGAAACTGAAGGCGCGAACCCCGTCGCCGGCAGTCAAGtcgaaagcaaaagcgaaatcCCCATCGCCGGCGGTTAGCCCAGCGGCCGCTGGAGAGAGCAAGCCACCACATGCTGCTGCGTCGGAAGCTGCTCCAGCGGCCTCAGCGCCAgccgcagctccagctcaaGTGTCAGCATCAGTCCCGGAGTCTACGCCGGCTGTGACAGTCACGGAAGCT GCAGCGCCCGTCACAGAGGAACCCGTGAGTCAGCCGCAAGCAGAGGCTAAGCCCGTTCCAGTTACTGCAGAGCTCATCCCAGTTTCCCCCGAGGCTGAAAAAACAGAAGCCGCCTTGCCCACGATTGTGATTGAGGCCTCCGCCGAGTTTGTGCGCACTGTCAGCACGGATCagctggcagcaacagcagcaccatcagACCCCAGTCCCGCCGACACAACATCTGCGGCAGCCAAAGACGAACTCGAGTCCACAGCGACACCGACACCGGCACCCGTGATCGCTGCCGGAGATAGCGCCTAG
- the LOC117891953 gene encoding serine/threonine-protein phosphatase Pgam5, mitochondrial isoform X2, whose amino-acid sequence MRKFTAFACGTGAGLATFYLTKLNEPKAAVHNSWTRSEKPVDACALWDNNWDLRDPKSLVKPVKNDLSQEQNRYNTELEKVVPKHARHIILIRHGEYLDVGDTDETHHLTDRGREQAKYTGQRLQELGIKWDKVIASTMVRAQETADIILNEIDYEKTKVKNCAFLREGAPIPPQPPVGHWKPEASFFRDGARIEAAFRRYFYRAYPDQTKDSHTLIVGHGNVIRYFVCRALQFPPEAWLRININHASITWLTISPSGNVSIKYLGDTGFMPVKHLTNRIPRPAKNVV is encoded by the exons ATGCGAAAATTCACAGCCTTTGCATGCGGCACTGGGGCCGGTCTGGCGACCTTCTACCTCACAAAACTGAATGAGCCCAAGGCGGCGGTGCACAATTCGTGGACAAGGAGCGAGAAGCCGGTGGATGCGTGTGCATTGTGGGACAACAATTGGGATCTGCGGGACCCCAAGAGCCTGGTGAAGCCGGTGAAGAACGATCTGTCCCAGGAGCAGAATCGCTACAACACCGAACTGGAGAAGGTGGTGCCCAAACATGCCCGCCACATAATACTCATTCGTCACGGCGAGTACCTCGATGTGGGGGACACCGACGAAACGCATCACCTCACCGATCGTGGGCGGGAACAGGCCAAGTACACCGGACAGCGGCTGCAAGAGCTGGGCATCAAGTGGGACAAGGTGATTGCCTCGACAATGGTGCGCGCCCAGGAGACGGCGGACATCATCCTCAACGAGATTGACTACGAGAAAACGAAGGTGAAGAATTGCGCGTTCCTGCGCGAGGGTGCACCGATACCGCCACAGCCGCCAGTCGGCCACTGGAAACCGGAAGCGTCG TTCTTCAGGGACGGTGCCCGCATCGAGGCCGCCTTCCGACGCTACTTCTATCGTGCCTATCCCGACCAGACCAAGGACAGCCACACCCTCATCGTGGGCCATGGCAATGTGATTCGCTACTTTGTGTGTCGCGCCCTGCAGTTCCCGCCCGAGGCCTGGCTGCGCATCAACATCAATCATGCGTCCATCACCTGGCTGACCATCAGCCCGTCGGGCAATGTGTCCATCAAGTACCTCGGCGACACCGGCTTCATGCCCGTCAAGCATCTAACCAATCGGATACCCCGTCCAGCCAAAAATGTTGTCTAA
- the LOC117891907 gene encoding S1 RNA-binding domain-containing protein 1-like has product MSTRPRRQAATKTKIIIELSDSDEDVTSETKDTDEYRPQQTRALDSAAATTAGVAKRKRWPTAKDTAADAPAAKKKRGKKDANVENACPNQSNPEAETIDPPRSLMQTDGAAASTTTGRSSFWERRKVWNIHELLAETENIQPTAAANIVQLFENENTIPFICRYRRDLVDHLPPERLRDIRNTYTEIVDLRKKAEHIVTQLERENVLNEEIRDELMCAKNNEELEFLYAPYKPASKGTLAERAKALGLEDYADRLLYGTAPQVKLSSIVDASNEALATEDLVLNGICNIIIHNISKNTNVLEELRRLQNVHRIVLMCSKTKESSSSKASTSSSSSSSKSSKNSAITDRKIDSSKFENYFNFQCDIKTIKPHQMLAINRAEKHKFISVKLDTNDYLKRDLSRFISEQYMSQGLQYPLRRETFTKALEECITKKLQPLMCRQIRADLKEKAQKAAIDVFAKNLKQLLLISPLKGERILGIDPGYTNGCKLAVISETADVLDTGVIYPHGVRANKRAAEQKLVELLSKHNCQVIALGNGTACRETEFWLSDLFHAGILDSRSIRYSIVNENGASVYSCSDVASKEFPDMDTNERSAVSIARRLNDPLSEYVKIEPRHLGVGMYQHDVSEKTLTESLKDVVSECVSYVGVDLNTASLSVLKHIAGLSEKKAEKIIEYRTEKGPFQSRKDLLSVRTIGEKSFVQCAGFVRIEPLSVGGRLKNPLDCTWVHPESYKVAETIVGECDLKLSDIGKASFILRIKEFASSQTKLDRIAKQHKLPMDRLEFLLVALQRELLQDYRADLDKRPLFKQGLTRIEDLSNCDVVTGAVTNVTHFGAFVDVGVERDGLLHKSHMKNCDLSIGDRIVASVVNLDKKRQKFGLRLENMLAETDTSFTFKSE; this is encoded by the exons ATGTCCACACGCCCGCGTCGCCAAGCTGCGACAAAGACAAAGATTATAATTGAGTTATCTGATTCCGATGAAGATGTGACTTCGGAAACTAAGGATACCGATGAGTACAGGCCCCAACAGACTCGTGCCTTAGATAGTGCTGCCGCTACCACTGCAGGCGT CGCCAAGCGAAAGCGTTGGCCCACAGCCAAGGATACTGCAGCTGACGCACCAGCGGCGAAGAAAAAGCGCGGCAAAAAGGATGCAAACGTGGAAAATGCTTGCCCCAACCAAAGCAACCCTGAGGCGGAAACGATCGATCCACCCCGATCCTTGATGCAAACAGAcggcgctgctgccagcacAACCACAGGGCGAAGTTCCTTCTGGGAGCGTCGCAAGGTGTGGAACATACATGAGCTGCTGGCCGAAACCGAGAACATCCagccaacagctgcagcaaataTTGTGCAGCTCTTTGAGAACGAAAACACCATTCCATTTATATGCCG cTATCGGCGAGATCTGGTTGACCATTTGCCACCAGAACGATTGCGTGACATTCGAAACACTTACACGGAGATTGTGGATCTGCGGAAGAAGGCCGAGCACATAGTTACGCAGTTGGAGCGCGAAAACGTTCTAAATGAAGAGATTCGGGATGAGCTGATGTGCGCGAAGAACAACGAGGAACTAGAGTTTCTCTATGCTCCCTATAAACCAGCCAGCAAGGGCACCTTGGCTGAGCGTGCCAAGGCATTGGGACTGGAAGATTATGCCGATCGTCTGCTATATGGAACAGCGCCGCAAGTGAAGCTTTCATCAATTGTGGATGCCAGTAATGAGGCCTTGGCCACCGAGGATCTGGTGCTGAATGGAATCTGCAACATAATTATACACAATatcagcaaaaacacaaatgtaCTGGAGGAGCTGAGGAGATT ACAAAATGTACACCGCATTGTGCTGATGTGCAGCAAGACAAAGGAGTCTTCGTCCAGCAAGGCAAGcaccagtagcagcagcagcagcagcaaatcgtCCAAGAACAGTGCCATTACCGACAGGAAGATAGACAGCTCAAAGTTTGAGAACTACTTTAATTTTCAGTGTGACATAAAGACAATTAAACCCCATCAGATGCTAGCGATCAATCGGGCTGAAAAGCACAAGTTTATATCCGTAAAATTGGATACAAACGATTACCTAAAGAGAGATCTCTCACGCTTCATCTCCGAGCAGTACATGTCTCAGGGTTTGCAGTATCCACTGCGAAGAGAGACATTTACCAAAGCCCTAGAAGAATGCATCACGAAGAAAT TGCAGCCTTTGATGTGTCGCCAGATACGCGCCGACCTCAAGGAGAAGGCCCAGAAGGCGGCGATCGATGTGTTTGCCAAGAACCTGAAACAGTTGCTGCTCATATCGCCTCTCAAGGGTGAACGGATTCTGGGCATCGATCCGGGATACACAAACGGCTGTAAGTTGGCAGTCATATCCGAAACGGCCGATGTGCTGGATACAGGTGTCATCTATCCGCATGGCGTGAGAGCCAACAAGCGGGCAGCCGAACAAAAGCTGGTGGAACTGCTCAGCAAGCACAA CTGCCAAGTTATTGCTCTGGGAAACGGCACCGCATGCCGAGAAACGGAGTTTTGGTTATCTGATCTGTTCCACGCAGGGATACTGGACAGCCGAAGTATTCGCTATAGCATCGTAAACGAAAATGGTGCCTCGGTTTACTCCTGCAGCGATGTGGCCAGCAAAGAGTTTCCCGATATGGACACGAACGAGCGGAGTGCCGTGTCCATAGCACGACGTCTGAACGATCCTCTCAGTGAGTATGTAAAGATAGAGCCACGCCACTTGGGCGTGGGCATGTACCAGCATGACGTGTCTGAGAAGACACTCACGGAATCCCTGAAGGACGTCGTCTCTGAATGCGTGAGCTATGTGGGCGTGGACCTCAACACTGCCAGTCTGAGTGTGCTCAA ACACATTGCTGGTCTGTCGGAGAAGAAGGCAGAGAAGATCATCGAGTATCGCACGGAGAAGGGACCCTTTCAGTCCCGCAAGGATTTGCTCTCGGTGCGTACCATAGGCGAGAAGTCATTTGTACAATGCGCTGGCTTCGTGCGCATCGAGCCGCTGAGCGTGGGCGGGCGACTGAAAAATCCACTTGACTGCACTTGGGTCCATCCGGAAAGCTACAAAGTGGCTGAAAC TATCGTTGGGGAATGTGACTTGAAACTGTCGGATATAGGCAAGGCTAGTTTTATTTTACGCATCAAAGAGTTTGCCTCATCGCAAACGAAACTGGATCGCATAGCAAAACAGCATAAACTGCCCATGGATAGG CTGGAATTCCTGCTGGTGGCTCTGCAGCGAGAACTGTTGCAGGATTATCGAGCTGATTTGGACAAGAGGCCGCTTTTCAAGCAGGGACTGACACGAATCGAAGATCTCAGCAATTGTGATGTGGTTACCG GTGCTGTTACCAATGTAACACATTTTGGTGCCTTTGTCGACGTAGGTGTGGAGCGTGACGGTCTCTTGCACAAGAGCCACATGAAGAACTGCGACCTAAGCATTGGCGATCGCATTGTGGCCTCTGTGGTGAACCTGGACAAGAAGCGGCAAAAGTTTGGTCTACGCCTAGAGAACATGCTGGCTGAGACGGACACATCGTTTACCTTCAAGAGCGAGTAA
- the LOC117903249 gene encoding serine/threonine-protein phosphatase Pgam5, mitochondrial-like: MRSLVKPVKNDLSQEQNRYNTELEKVVPKHARHIILIRHGEYLDVGDTDETHHLTDRGREQAKYTGQRLQELGIKWDKVIASTMVRAQETADIILNEIDYEKTKVKNCAFLREGAPIPPQPPVGHWKPEAPRTATPLIVGHGNVIRYFVCRALQFPPEAWLRININHASITWLTISPSGNVSIKYLGDTGFMPVKHLTNRIPRPAKNVV, encoded by the exons ATGCGT AGCCTGGTGAAGCCGGTGAAGAACGATCTGTCCCAGGAGCAGAATCGCTACAACACCGAACTGGAGAAGGTGGTGCCCAAACATGCCCGCCACATAATACTCATTCGTCACGGCGAGTACCTCGATGTGGGGGACACCGACGAAACGCATCACCTCACCGATCGTGGGCGGGAACAGGCCAAGTACACCGGACAGCGGCTGCAAGAGCTGGGCATCAAGTGGGACAAGGTGATTGCCTCGACAATGGTGCGCGCCCAGGAGACGGCGGACATCATCCTCAACGAGATTGACTACGAGAAAACGAAGGTGAAGAATTGCGCGTTCCTGCGCGAGGGTGCACCGATACCGCCACAGCCGCCAGTCGGCCACTGGAAACCGGAAGC ACCAAGGACAGCCACACCCCTCATCGTGGGCCATGGCAATGTGATTCGCTACTTTGTGTGTCGCGCCCTGCAGTTCCCGCCCGAGGCCTGGCTGCGCATCAACATCAATCATGCGTCCATCACCTGGCTGACCATCAGCCCGTCGGGCAATGTGTCCATCAAGTACCTCGGCGACACCGGCTTCATGCCCGTCAAGCATCTAACCAATCGGATACCCCGTCCAGCCAAAAATGTTGTCTAA
- the LOC117891953 gene encoding serine/threonine-protein phosphatase Pgam5, mitochondrial isoform X1: MRKFTAFACGTGAGLATFYLTKLNEPKAAVHNSWTRSEKPVDACALWDNNWDLRDPKSLVKPVKNDLSQEQNRYNTELEKVVPKHARHIILIRHGEYLDVGDTDETHHLTDRGREQAKYTGQRLQELGIKWDKVIASTMVRAQETADIILNEIDYEKTKVKNCAFLREGAPIPPQPPVGHWKPEASQFFRDGARIEAAFRRYFYRAYPDQTKDSHTLIVGHGNVIRYFVCRALQFPPEAWLRININHASITWLTISPSGNVSIKYLGDTGFMPVKHLTNRIPRPAKNVV; this comes from the exons ATGCGAAAATTCACAGCCTTTGCATGCGGCACTGGGGCCGGTCTGGCGACCTTCTACCTCACAAAACTGAATGAGCCCAAGGCGGCGGTGCACAATTCGTGGACAAGGAGCGAGAAGCCGGTGGATGCGTGTGCATTGTGGGACAACAATTGGGATCTGCGGGACCCCAAGAGCCTGGTGAAGCCGGTGAAGAACGATCTGTCCCAGGAGCAGAATCGCTACAACACCGAACTGGAGAAGGTGGTGCCCAAACATGCCCGCCACATAATACTCATTCGTCACGGCGAGTACCTCGATGTGGGGGACACCGACGAAACGCATCACCTCACCGATCGTGGGCGGGAACAGGCCAAGTACACCGGACAGCGGCTGCAAGAGCTGGGCATCAAGTGGGACAAGGTGATTGCCTCGACAATGGTGCGCGCCCAGGAGACGGCGGACATCATCCTCAACGAGATTGACTACGAGAAAACGAAGGTGAAGAATTGCGCGTTCCTGCGCGAGGGTGCACCGATACCGCCACAGCCGCCAGTCGGCCACTGGAAACCGGAAGCGTCG CAGTTCTTCAGGGACGGTGCCCGCATCGAGGCCGCCTTCCGACGCTACTTCTATCGTGCCTATCCCGACCAGACCAAGGACAGCCACACCCTCATCGTGGGCCATGGCAATGTGATTCGCTACTTTGTGTGTCGCGCCCTGCAGTTCCCGCCCGAGGCCTGGCTGCGCATCAACATCAATCATGCGTCCATCACCTGGCTGACCATCAGCCCGTCGGGCAATGTGTCCATCAAGTACCTCGGCGACACCGGCTTCATGCCCGTCAAGCATCTAACCAATCGGATACCCCGTCCAGCCAAAAATGTTGTCTAA